The genomic stretch CACGAAGCCCGGCTGCGTCGTGGAACCACCGCCCCGGCCGGACAAGAAGCCCTTCGACATCGACGAGGTGCTTGGCCGCATCCGAGAGGCGGTGCGCCACTTCGCTGACGCGGCGATGTTCGCGCTCGCGGCCCGAGGACATGACACGCTCTTCGAGCAGCTCGTCGCCTGCATCCTCTCCATCCGCACCCGCGACGAGGTGAGCCTGCCCGTCTCGCTCGCCCTGCTCCAGCGCGCCTCCACGCCAGAGGCCCTGGCGCGCATGTCGCCGGAAGACATCGACACCCTCATCCAGCCCGTCACCTTCCACGAAGCGAAGGCCTGGCAGCTTCACGCCCTCGCCACGCGGACGCGGGATGAATTCGGAGGCGCGCTGCCATGTGATGCCCGGGTGCTCCAGTCCTTCAAGGGCGTGGGCCCCAAGTGCGCGCACCTGGCGCTGGGCATCGCCTGCGGGCACGAAGCCATCAGCGTGGACATCCACGTCCATCGGGTGACGAACCGCTGGGGCTATGTGCAGGCGCGCACGCCGGAGGCCACCATGGAGGCGCTGGAGGCCGTGCTCCCGCGCGCCTGGTGGGTGGAGCTCAACCGGTTGCTGGTGCCTTTTGGCAAGCACGTCTGCACGGGCACGCGGCCGAAGTGCTCCACGTGCCCTGTGCTGAGCTTCTGCCGGCAGGTCGGCGTGAGGGACGCGCGCTGACGCTACCGGTCCTGTCCCACGAGCCGCGTCGCCCGGCGGGCCAGCCGCCGAGCGGCCCGCGCTGCGGTGCTCGCCGCTGCCTACGCCGCTCACCCAGAGCGATTCCCCCGCGGTGCCCCCATGCCGAAGACACCGCCAATCGTCGTTTGGATAAACGACCCCGCGCGCCGCTCCTCCTCACGGGAAGCCGCGCAGTCATCTCTCGAACTCACTGTCTCACTCGCGTTGACAGGCTCCGCGTGTCGCGCCGCAGCCCAGTCGCTGGAGTGCGCCACCTCGACGGTGGTGGTGGCCGTAATAGGCAAAGATTTACCCCGGATGGCTTGGAGACTTCTGGCCTCGTGCACGGCTCGCTTACTCGTCTCGACGCGCTCATGACGCAGCGAGCGAATTTTGGATAGGCACTGGTGACAGGGTATTGGACGACCTCAGCACTTGAGCCCTTGCGGGTGCAATTCATTGAGCATTGAGATAAATTCGCACGGATGTCCCGTCTCAGCGCCCCCTCTCCCCATGCGCCCGCGAGGACCTCGGACGTGTCCACGGCCTCCGAGTCGATTCCGTACGGACAGCGCCCATCCGCGCGCCCGATTCCAGCGTTGACTCTCATCTCGCACACCACCGTCACCCGCCTCGGGGAGAGGCTGCTGCTGCACGGACTCCTCGCCGGCCGGGAGGTCCCGCTCTCCCGCAATGCCCCGGACTTCTGCCGCCCGGGCGAGCCGCTCGGCCTGCCCCTGGGCGACCCCTTCATGAGTCGCAAGTCGATCCTGTTCGTCCCCGCGGGAGCAGGCATCCGCGTCGTCCTGGGCGAAGTGGGACGATGCACGTCAGCGGGCGAGCCACTTCACGGGGCCCGCGAATTCGGTCCCACAGAGATTGAACGAGGAGTCCCGCTGGAGTTCTCCAGGCGGACGGGGGTGCTGCTGCACCTGGCCTCTCCCCCTGAATCAAACGCACCATCCGCCCTGGGAATGGTGGGCG from Myxococcus xanthus encodes the following:
- a CDS encoding endonuclease III domain-containing protein is translated as MPDRRAPTKPGCVVEPPPRPDKKPFDIDEVLGRIREAVRHFADAAMFALAARGHDTLFEQLVACILSIRTRDEVSLPVSLALLQRASTPEALARMSPEDIDTLIQPVTFHEAKAWQLHALATRTRDEFGGALPCDARVLQSFKGVGPKCAHLALGIACGHEAISVDIHVHRVTNRWGYVQARTPEATMEALEAVLPRAWWVELNRLLVPFGKHVCTGTRPKCSTCPVLSFCRQVGVRDAR